TGGGTGGCAAAATCTCTTAAAGCGGCGAGTTCGCTGCCAAAGAGGGTTTTGTAGACAAAGGGAAAAGAGTGCAGTGGGATACAGTGTTGGGACACTAAGGCAAAGTATAGGTTTAATGGATCGTCCAGGATGGCGTTGGCGAGGAGCCTACGCGCCGCAGATATGAGCGTGGGGGAGGCCCGCTCGGTCTTCTTTGCCGGGACGAAGCGGCCTTCGAATACGCCGCCGGGAGGAGTGATCTGGACCGTTGGATCGGCATGGATGTAGATGTTGAAGAGGTGTTGGTGGCCATGGAAGAACTTTTCCCATAAAGGGGCAAAAGAAAGGTCTGAGTTTGTGAGGAAGAGGAAGGCgattttgggtttagggtttgtggTGGTGCCCAAGTGGGAgatagaggaagaagatgtacGATGATGATGAGAGGAAGAAGCAAGTATAGCTTTGTGGAACAAAGCGACGTCGTCAAGCTCATCTGGAGACAGTGAGATTTGAAGGTCTGTGAGGAGGAGGATTCTTGGGGCGATGAGAAAGAGGAAAGGGAGAAATATGAGTATAGACAAGGCTGGGATTAAAGGAGAGGAGAAcattttggattttggttttggatgaAAGTATTAAAACCTAGATTTATGGAATTGGGGGATTGAAATTGTGcagaaaaagataagaaagGGAATATTTAGGGCTTAAGTCGACGATAATGTTTTAGTaattattgaagttggtggtggtggtggtggaggtggtggtggggcAGAGAGGGAGGACATCTTTTTGGAACGTGCGCAGAACAGGGGTGAGGATTGGAAGAGAGGGAAAGGGATGGANNNNNNNNNNNNNNNNNNNNNNNNNNNNNNNNNNNNNNNNNNNNNNNNNNNNNNNNNNNNNNNNNNNNNNNNNNNNNNNNNNNNNNNNNNNNNNNNNNNNAAAAAAAAATGGAGTGAGATTGAGAGATAGGTTTGTTagtcaaagaaagaaataaaggttttctttttatttaattattggggggggggggaggagAGGATTGGACGGTTGGTGGTTCTGGGGGTGGGGGCTGTTTTGGGTGCTTCAATCGAGTGGTAGTGGAATCATAATTTATGAGTGATACCTTGCACTACAAAAAGGAGTTTGGGGTGATTttaccttctctttttttccaattGTTACAAAAATTTCCAACCCTTGTGTCTACTATTCGGTTTTAAACTAGCCGAAGAAGCACAAAACTGTATGGCGTTTGTAGCTCAAGttgttaagagtatttatccTTAAATTTTGCCTTATATTTAGTACTTTCTTTAGCGAGATTGAAGCCCGGAAAGACCTTGTTGGTTATGACTATAGAGAAGAATGGAATTAATTAAAGCACCACATGTGCATCCACCACTTATGGAAAGTTTTTCACCAAGGGAGTGTATAATAACATGATATAACATGTTTTATTTAGGTTATTTTTGTGATTGATTGGTTGTCAATTTattgaatgaattttttcatttacCATCAACTATCAAGTCATTTCTTAAACCGACCCATACATATCATGTCTTAGTCCGGCCATGCGTGTGcagttgtttcttttttcaaatcaaGCCCGCTCATCTTTCTTtatctttaatttcatttactGAGGTGATTgattgctttattttttagcTTAAATTTAATTCTTGCAGTTCAAATTTGGTCAATCGCTTAAAACTAAAACCGAAATTCTAAAAGAGCATTccatattttatataataaattctgACAATAAAAGAgaacaatcaaataaaaattgtaaaaaaatcTTCTGGGAGTGATCTCAATTTGGTGTCAAGAAGACTTTCGTCAATACGCAGAACACTGGAATGTTCAGTTTGAGTCGCAGAGAGGTGGTGCGTGGGATTAGTGGCGACATTGGGAGAGGCAGGAGGGAGTTGTATACTCATTTGTGAAGAAAAGCAATTTTCAGACCAACCAAAAATACGCAGATAAAAAATTCTTACCAGCAATAGGAACAAACAAcaattataattatgtatatataagtaACCATCCACATTACGTAGAATAAGCATGTTCTTAATATAGCTATTGCTTAACTTCCAAATCCCCGAAAGTCACGGATTCACAAACCAAACCAGAAATAAACACTAATAAACTACAACAGACCACAATGTTGAgaacttttattttctcaaataatcTCATAAGCCTATCTAATCATTGCTGCGCGCATTGAACCCTCTGGGCACCACCATGCATATCGTCATCCTCATCATAAGCCTCTTGGGCCTGTGCTTGCTTTCGACGCATTTCCTCCTCTATGTTCACATCATGCAGTGTAGTCTCCTCGCACTCATCCAGCTCCATGTCGGTAAGCTGTGCAGAAGACCTGGGAGGTAGCACAGCCTCCAGGCCCTTGCACTGTTCTGGGTTTAGTGAGTCGGGGAACTCCACTGTGAAATGAATATACAATTTACCTTTCATGAATGGTCTCTGGTACATTGGCATACCCTCATCATTTATAGCCTTGAATTGATCTGATAGacaccaaaataaataaaaataaataaaattggtgACACTAAAATTCTCAAGCAACGAATATTACCATGAAAACCTAGAATTCTCAAACCACAGCACTACAAgctataaagaaaataaataaccaaTGCACAGCATGAATTTCATAATTGTCAATACTGCAGGGAAAATTACCAAGTACACACCTCAAAGAAAACTATTCACTGATACGCCTCGTTAGAAGACATACAGCATCAAGAATCTAAGATTTGATAGAATAAATGGTCTAGAAGTAACATAAAAGTCTTGTGAGAATGAAATAATTATTCCGGGCTCAAGAAATAGAGAACTGAAAGCTTGGCTATAAGCAATTAGGAAAGAGACAATTACAAACACGTAACTACTGTCATTTTGGTCTGTAGCACATGATACCACCCCCACAAGTTATTCTTTCTTCCAATCACAAAATACAATCCTAATCTTGACAAGGTTAAGAAAGCAGCCCTGATCAGAAgcctaatatttttcttaatctcaccatttttttaatgagtcTAATATTTAAGCTCAATTGTTTCTTTTACCAGAAAGCAGGCTAAATCTAGTCGCCTAAGTCCAGCTGACATtgaagaagagggagagagagcaatACGagacatttattttatatgaatCCACAATCACGAGCAGTATGTCATCTGTCAGGTCTTCTAGAACCCAATTCCAAGAACCAGTGTATcatttctctcctttttcGCTTAACAgataattttccttttgaaatATACTAaagaatatatacatataacagATATAGTATTACGCATAACCCATAAAATGCCAATTCAAATCATCCTTCATTGGTTCAGGTCAATATGGCCCATCCATTTATTTCAACCTTCCCCTAAGAAAGGTAGTATGGATGAAATCTGAGGAGAATGAGTTTGCTAATCATTCATATCAGCAATAAACCAGATGCACAAGTACAAGGCAAGGCAACTATTCAGAATGAGTACAGTAATGTGATCACCTGGCTTAACAACTTCACCAGGTTGGGATTTGATGAGGAGCTGTCTTCCATCTAAATGTGTCAATACAAAGTGGAAGCCACAGAGTGCTTCCACGAGGGATAAGGTATGCTCAAAGAACAGGTCATCACCCTTTCGCTTAAATTTTGGGTGCTCTTTTTGTTGTAGGACAAAAACAATATCCCCCGTGATGGTGTCTGGCTgcagaagagaaaaaacaacATGCAAGGATCAATGACAATACCCTAGAGAACTGAAGTATAGAAGTACCAAATAACAAATCctcaaaagattaaaaaaaacaatttagaatttcaAACAACACAATCAAATGAAAGGAAGGAGACCTACCGCTTCATCAGCTTCGCCAGGGAATGTGATCCTCTGACCATTTTGCATACCCTTCTCCACAATGACTTCCAAGACTTTCTTTTCCTGAACAACCTTCTCACCCTTACATTGTGTGCAGCGATCCTTGTCATTAATGGTCTCCCCAGTACCCTTGCACTCATTGCAAGGATGCTGCATTTGCTGGATCATGGAGGGGCCGAGGTGTCTAATAGAGACTTTCATTCCAGAACCTTGGCACCCAGGACATTTCAAAGAAGCACCTGACTTTGACCCTTTACTGCATGTCATATAAAATCTCCATATCAGAACCATAAACtactaaaataaattgctgacaACATACAATTTTAGATATTAAATACTAACCCCCTGCACTTGGAGCAGATTATGTtgcgagagagagaaagcttcTTGGATGTCCCATTGTAGAGATCTTCCAAAGAAACCTTGAGGGGATGGATCACATCCTCTCCCCTTCTCTGCCTTCGGCCTCTGCTGCTTCCACCCCCTGGGTACATAGGATCAAAATACTGAGTTCCAATTCATACAATTACAAAGAGCTGAAATCGAAACAGAGAAAAGGACTCACCACCAAAAGGGCTTCCACCAAAGAAGGATTGGAAAATATCAAATGGGTCGTGACCACCACCTCCGCCACCCATTCCTTCTTTGAGCGCGTCCTCGCCATATTGGTCATAGATCTCTCGTTTCTCTGGGTCACTCAGAACCTCGTATGCTTGGGCCAACTCTTTAAActaaattatgaaaagaaatggagaaatcAATATATTAAGAAATTACCatcaaatttatatgtttctgaCAATTAAATACTAGCACAGCCACCTCCTCGGCTTTGGAATACAACCAGGTGCCCTAAGTCTCTAGAAACCCACATAAACAACTGTTTACAGACGCACATATGCCCAACTGTCTAAAGACGCACCCGCAAGGAAAACTTCAGAAAACCCAATCCATCAATTGTTTCaccatgaaaaaataaaggtaTTCATGTTACCTCAGAATTATTTGCAATATACTGAAATTATCAACAGTGACACAGTCAGAATTATTTAAAACAattcagtaattttttttcttagtaTTCAGACAATTTATTACACAgcaattttcaataaatttacaacaaaattCACCACCAACTATATTCAAAGCTCAAATTTTTAGACTACAAATTTGTCAACCTCAAAGCTCAAAAACATGCTAGATCTGGCGTAGCTTGACCAAGCAAATACCCGTCAACTCCATCAAGAAACTCACACCAACAAACTGATAAATCAGTAACCAGCCAAAACATAACAGAGCTAAAACAAAGTCAAAACCTTTTCAGGATCACCGCCCTTATCAGGATGGTTTTTGATGGCGGCTTTTCTGTAAGCCTTCTTTAGATCATCTTGCGAAGCGGTCTTCGACACTCCAAGGATCTCATAGTACTTCGTGTTATCGCTTTTCTTTGGAGCTCTCCCAAACATTCTCTCTTAAATAACTTAATCTGttaataaattcaaaaaatacaaaaaacacaattaaatttcaaaaaacaaaaaacccaaaataaatcgATCTCCAAAATTGatgcagagaaagaaagatagaAAGCTAACCGATCTTGTGTTGTACGGATAGCAAGATCCGATTAATTGAAGAGGTCGTGTGAAGGGAGCAGAGAAGAGCAAGAGAAACGgcgagagaaagagaagagcaAGTTTTGGTCAGATCTGAGTTTTAAAGCAAGGGAATGGACGGCTGGGATTGATTAGTAGAGAGCGTGGTAGCTAAGGGTTAGTATTGACATTGAGACCCAATTTATCATGTACGTGTGGATGCGGGGGAGGAAGGATCTAGAATTCAGAcccaaaaaaggagaaaataaaaaaggaaggatctagaatgttttttttcttcttttcttttctttttttctattttatgaaatatttcatatttacttagtatatttttttttgagagatACTTAGGATATTAAGGGGAGCAACCTTCTTTCTAAGAGCACTTCCGGCGCAAGGGAGAAGTTCAGGCAAGAGGGGACTTTAGCCAGTTTGTAGCTTCCAGCGGGCTTCTACAGCCTGAGCAAGCCCAAAGGCAAAACGAGCCCAAGTTCATGCTTGAgcaacaatgaaaaaaaaattcttaaaaaaaccaaatttttaagaattttttttaataaatacatagccatatttttcacttcccatgctaaaactctatacaaattcctctcctcatatctcatgtgaatagtcgTTGCCCTTGGGTTGCCatgacaatgggtggaaacacaagtCTTTTGCAACGGCTGACATTATGCCTTACCCTTGCCATTGCCCTTTGCCATTGCAAATGGGTTGAAAATGCTCCCAACAGCCTAACCTAAGCAAAAGGCTCCTTAGGCCTCAAAATCCATTTCCAGTGCCCAATTCACGCTAGGGCAAGAGATGGCCTCCACCAACCTGGGCAAGGTCCAAGGAAAGATGAGCTTGAGCTCCTGACCACGAGCTATGATGCTAGGTTGGCGTCAGTGcatgaaattaatttttttacctttGGAGCGTGACGTACACACAGGGACCGTGCGTGTCAAGCACTCCAAAggtataaaaaatttgaatatttttcgTTGGCATTAACGTCTACTTTCCTCCTATGTTGCACGGACATGGGGACATGGAAACGCGACACAACGCCacgaaaaatctcaaaaaactaataaatcctaacaaaattataatagtatattccctttttatatttttaaaaaattcatactCAATACTTCAATGTCATAATACCATAAAACAAATTCATTCTCATTCGAGTTAACTTAGCATTACTCATCTTTccctaaacaaaataaagaattatacatatattcatGGTTTATCATAAACCaaatttcacacatttttCGTATATGATCGATCATCttcaaaataaggaaaaagatTTCCCACTTCATCAAATAAGAATCGAGtttgcataaaataaaataaaaagaaaaaaagtgaatGAATTACCCACTAAAAAAGATGCTTCTCTCATACCAAATTGCTATCAATATCCTTAGTCAACCCAAAATATCAGCTCTGCTGTGaaggaacaaagaaaaaaataaacatattttaaaaaaatattgtttacatTTTTAGCcccctttttaaaaatattccaAATATGTCCACATAGTTTTCAATAATTATGTTTTGAcccaagtttttattttataattttcaaaatggtcCTTATTGTGTCTTGACTTCAGTTGACCATGGCCAGAAGTGTCTCGACTGTGTCCAAAACATGTCTTGACTATTAATCCATGTCAAAACCATGTCCGAGGAGTGTTCGCGTGTCTGACACCTCAACACTTCGGCCTGATGGAATGTCTCTCTCTTTAGTTACGACAAGACATAATCCCTCAAGAGCATCATTGGTTAATTTGTCTGGCTTTAGGTGATATCATTctcttatgttttttttccctatcCATGCATGTTACCATCATCTCTTTGCTCTATGCTCTTGACATATTCCcattcttgtgtttttttttcttgtctttggatttttttgacaaaaatgagGAGAGATGGTGCTGTGGAATTAAGGGTGAGtggtgttttaattttgtttgaattaCATTTCTTCTCCCACGTACTTCATTGGTTGTACTGTTTCATGTTGTGCAGGGTTTAAAGAGCTTCGAGTTTAGAgtataatttcttttgttaaatcacatgtaatttcttttgttaaatcCCATGTAATTTCTTTTGAGTTGTAATGGGTGTTTTGTCTAGGAAATGCCAAATGAGGAGATTGTTAGTATGGAATTGTGTTGACATTTTCTAGAACTTAGTATAGGTTTGGAAGTGTCATTTATCTATAGGGTTGAATCACAATTGATGTCTCTGATTTCTAGAAACATCTCAGCAATCCTCGAATAACAGATTTCTGACTTCACACGTATGAGGCACATGAGCTGAAAGATAAGACATGTCATTTATCATGCATACATGATAGGAACATTTTTGGCATttaatatgattttattttcttatttttgaataaattagaatCTCATTAGGAGTGCATCTCATTTAGGCAATTTTGGCCCCAATCAATTTGATTCTCCTACTTTCATGTTTTAACATCCCCTTGATTTTCTAACACGTTTTGGTTGCTTAGaaaatcatttttttcaattatatcaTAATATCAAGGAGTCAAGATGCTATTAATAGTTGACCTAAACGAAGAAGGATTCCTTTGATATTGTGATTGGTCAAAATCTTCCTTCTTCAGTGTAACACCCCAACCCAATTTTTACCGTtgattcaatttatttaattgtggCATTACAATTTTGCCTTGGAGTAGGATCACGTTAGTCACTTTTTGATCTGCAAGGATTGTTGGGATTTTGAGTGGCACTATGGTATAGAGCTCACTCtcacgagttcgtagacatgtAATGGGCCCACATaagagttttaacgaagaagttgCGGTCAACAGAAATGTAGTGGCAcaatcataaattttttgaagttggattttaaaaactgatgaattctttctctccctcgactttctctctcttccctttctctctccgtCACAACAAGCTGGATTTCAGACGGCGTCTTCGGAGTCGCCCTGCCACCAAATCCGACGCCACAACTTTTAAAAttctcctctcctcctcctctacctGACGCACCCAATTTCTCCAGTAAAAAACTAGCTAGGGCTTTCGATTTCGAGGGGAAAATCAGGCAAAAATTGCTATTGAAGCCGGGGACTTTTCCAGCCACCTCAGGTCGCGCCACCACTTGGATCATGTagctctctcctccctcttgcTTTCCCCTAGGTTGCGCCACATCGTTGGTGGTTGCCGCCGCCTTTTTGAGGCCGAGAAGTTTCGATCAAACCTGTACGGTTCCGGCTTTGATTCGACTAgctccggccactttttggtagtggcccaagaacaaaaatcacTCCCTTTATTAGTCTGAATGTCTTAGTATAGGTATTGTTAGGTATTTAGAGAATTTTTCGTTGCCATAATTTTCTCAAGACATCAAGTGCTGCCTGCGAGTGTGGCGGCACGTGGGCCACTGGGTGGTCGTCCATATCAAAAAACACTCCCCACGTTGACCTGAGCACgacggtatgctcggatttgaatttggttaccaTTTGACTATTGAATGGATATTGCACCTATTAGGCGATATCCAGGTTCGACATGTTCGGACCTTTGGATCGGATTCAATTCCAAGTATGTTATTCTCTGTACCTCTAGGATTATGTAGGGACCCACGGATCGATAATTGGAGCCCCGAATACTCTGAATCAATGATTCTAGGGTTAAGTAAATCGGTGACCATCCAATGGGGCGATCGAGAGTTATCTGACTGTTCAATtaagaccaaacttgcagaaTGTGTTTAGTAGACTTTGTTAAACTcgtaggaactttcggataaaaaatcggaggtcgtgggccccgcGAGCCTAGTTGACCAAATTTGG
Above is a window of Prunus persica cultivar Lovell chromosome G2, Prunus_persica_NCBIv2, whole genome shotgun sequence DNA encoding:
- the LOC18778571 gene encoding uncharacterized protein LOC18778571, with product MFSSPLIPALSILIFLPFLFLIAPRILLLTDLQISLSPDELDDVALFHKAILASSSHHHRTSSSSISHLGTTTNPKPKIAFLFLTNSDLSFAPLWEKFFHGHQHLFNIYIHADPTVQITPPGGVFEGRFVPAKKTERASPTLISAARRLLANAILDDPLNLYFALVSQHCIPLHSFPFVYKTLFGSELAALRDFATQSNHQSFIEILSDDPNLPERYVSRGDNVMLPEVPFEQFRVGSQFYILTKRHSLLVIQDKRLWRKFKLPCLNVYSCYPEEHYFPTLLSMEDPKGCSHYTLTRVNWTDSTDGHPYTYEAPEISAQLVHTLRKSNSSYSYLFARKFSPDCLRPLMKLASRVIFRDSNCVYN
- the LOC18781475 gene encoding dnaJ protein homolog, with translation MFGRAPKKSDNTKYYEILGVSKTASQDDLKKAYRKAAIKNHPDKGGDPEKFKELAQAYEVLSDPEKREIYDQYGEDALKEGMGGGGGGHDPFDIFQSFFGGSPFGGGGSSRGRRQRRGEDVIHPLKVSLEDLYNGTSKKLSLSRNIICSKCRGKGSKSGASLKCPGCQGSGMKVSIRHLGPSMIQQMQHPCNECKGTGETINDKDRCTQCKGEKVVQEKKVLEVIVEKGMQNGQRITFPGEADEAPDTITGDIVFVLQQKEHPKFKRKGDDLFFEHTLSLVEALCGFHFVLTHLDGRQLLIKSQPGEVVKPDQFKAINDEGMPMYQRPFMKGKLYIHFTVEFPDSLNPEQCKGLEAVLPPRSSAQLTDMELDECEETTLHDVNIEEEMRRKQAQAQEAYDEDDDMHGGAQRVQCAQQ